A genomic region of Anopheles coustani chromosome 3, idAnoCousDA_361_x.2, whole genome shotgun sequence contains the following coding sequences:
- the LOC131272459 gene encoding ras-related protein Rab-11A — protein MGNRDDEYDYLFKVVLIGDSGVGKSNLLSRFTRNEFNLESKSTIGVEFATRSIEVDGKTIKAQIWDTAGQERYRAITSAYYRGAVGALLVYDIAKHLTYENVERWLRELRDHADQNIVIMLVGNKSDLRHLRAVPTDEAKGFAERNGLSFIETSALDSTNVETAFQNILTEIYRIVSQKQIRDPPEGSVIRPNLENIDVKPTNPTTDSVRKQCCQ, from the exons TTGTACTGATCGGAGACTCCGGAGTTGGTAAAAGTAATCTATTATCCCGATTCACTAGGAACGAGTTTAATTTGGAATCCAAATCGACCATTGGAGTAGAGTTTGCTACCAGAAGTATAGAG GTTGACGGTAAAACTATCAAAGCCCAAATTTGGGATACCGCCGGACAAGAGCGCTACAGGGCGATCACGTCAGCCTATTACCGTGGTGCAGTTGGTGCTCTTCTCGTGTATGACATCGCAAAACATCTAACGTATGAGAATGTTGAACGATGGCTGCGAGAGTTGCGCGATCATGCGGATCAGAACATTGTTATCATGCTCGTCGGCAACAAGAGCGACTTGCGACATCTGCGTGCCGTGCCCACGGATGAAGCGAAAGGCTTTGCTGAACGTAACGGGCTCAGCTTCATCGAAACGTCGGCCCTGGATTCGACAAACGTCGAAACTGCATTCCAAAACATACTCACAG AGATCTATCGAATTGTGTCGCAAAAGCAAATCCGGGATCCACCGGAAGGCAGCGTCATTAGACCGAACTTGGAGAACATCGACGTGAAGCCGACCAATCCAACGACTGATTCCGTGCGAAAACAATGTTGCCAGTGA
- the LOC131271777 gene encoding protein-cysteine N-palmitoyltransferase Rasp produces the protein MAKKPSLELIACCILYVTCLLYSFYKNYELSNENLPNYHTLDDGWFIFRQRRRDDFDWEWEHYIQFVRRHGIFFVLHICLMELCRRYGRQLSTVLAIYGVIFIFFMYNVLVLAVLLFQCVSFYYGNSGKNYRRTVWLKAVFWIAFINYFKVWFFYDKLNVYLNIDNDQLLQLSLIVSWNVIKCISFCLDKQRDPRPTEHYGLLDLLGYLLYFPLLLMGPAIVYSRFKTIHISTECNQRSNTLNRFTILASRLAMALFWTMVMLVGQHFLYVNLIQQDHVLLQNVNLWALYGLGFLMGQFFYIKYIVFYGVGIAFGSFDGIDMPAKPICIARVNQYSDMWKYFDRSLYEFLFKYIYTQLCTKTSPMPQKILASLATFAFIYVWHGVFLFILIWSFINWLCILLERLVNHYTPAGSRWRAIIGTHVFIPSVVSNFFFFASEQVGFIYLRRTYTEGISNYLGLYAASYCFYQTGQLVKILQTKR, from the exons ATGGCGAAAAAACCTTCTCTTGAACTGATTGCCTGTTGCATACTGTATGTTACATGCCTATTGTATTCGTTCTACAAGAATTATGAACTGAGTAACG AAAATCTCCCTAACTATCATACACTCGACGATGGTTGGTTCATTTTTCGTCAAAGGCGACGCGATGATTTTGATTGGGAATGGGAACACTACATTCAGTTCGTACGGAGGCATGGTATCTTTTTCGTGCTACACATTTGCCTGATGGAGCTTTGCCGAAGATATGGCAGACAACTTTCCACCGTCCTGGCAATCTACGGAGTGATATTTATCTTCTTTATGTATAACGTATTAGTATTAGCGGTGCTGTTGTTTCAGTGCGTTTCGTTCTATTACGGAAATTCTGGCAAAAACTATCGTCGCACTGTTTGGTTGAAGGCAGTCTTTTGGATTgctttcataaattatttcaagGTTTGGTTCTTTTATGACAAACTGAACGTGTACCTGAACATCGATAATGATCAGTTGTTGCAACTTAGCTTGATCGTTTCGTGGAACGTTATTAAGTGTATCAGTTTTTGTTTAGATAAGCAACGAGACCCACGTCCAACAGAACATTACGGTTTATTGGATTTATTGGGGTATTTGCTGTACTTTCCATTGCTGTTAATGGGTCCCGCAATCGTTTACAGTCGATTCAAGACTATTCATATCTCCACGGAATGTAATCAGAGATCAAACACTCTCAATCGATTTACAATTTTGGCTAGCCGTCTAGCAATGGCTCTCTTTTGGACCATGGTTATGCTGGTGGGTCAACACTTTCTTTATGTAAACCTTATTCAGCAAGATCACGTTTTGCTACAGAACGTTAACCTATGGGCGCTCTATGGGCTCGGATTTCTGATGGGACAATTTTTCTATATCAAGTATATCGTATTTTATGGCGTTGGTATAGCATTCGGTAGTTTCGATGGAATTGATATGCCTGCGAAACCAATCTGCATAGCCCGAGTGAACCAGTACTCGGATATGTGGAAGTATTTCGATCGGAGCCTATACGAGTTCCTCTTCAAGTACATTTATACTCAACTGTGCACGAAAACATCACCAATGCCGCAGAAAATTCTTGCCAGCCTAGCCACGTTTGCGTTCATTTACGTCTGGCACGGGGTATTTCTTTTCATACTCATATGGTCATTCATAAATTGGCTGTGTATTTTGTTAGAAAGGCTTGTAAATCATTACACCCCGGCAGGTAGCCGCTGGCGAGCCATAATCGGAACGCACGTCTTTATCCCATCGGTAGTTTctaattttttcttcttcgcttcggAGCAAGTGGGTTTTATCTACCTCCGGCGAACGTATACAGAAGGAATCAGTAATTATTTAGGGCTGTACGCAGCTTCGTATTGCTTCTACCAAACTGGGCAGTTAGTTAAAATATTGCAAACAAAACGATGA
- the LOC131271779 gene encoding peptidyl-prolyl cis-trans isomerase NIMA-interacting 4 gives MPPKKDAKGGGKAAPAKGAAGGKKGGGAGAEEGAGKEKKGGTAVKVRHILCEKQGKIMEALEKLKEGQAFNVVATNYSEDKARQGGDLGWQIRGAMVGPFQDAAFALPISTTNAPKYTDPPIKTKFGYHIIMVEGKKQ, from the exons ATGCCACCGAAAAAGGATGcgaaaggaggaggaaaagctgCCCCAGCGAAGGGAGCTGCTGGAGGCAAAAAAGGAGGAGGCGCGGGAGCCGAAGAag GTGccggaaaggagaaaaaagggggaacTGCGGTGAAGGTTCGACATATCCTTTGCGAAAAGCAGGGCAAAATAATGGAAGCCTTGGAGAAACTTAAAGAAGGACAAGCCTTCAATGTGGTTGCTACGAACTACAGCGAAGACAAGGCCCGCCAAGGGGGCGATCTAGGCTGGCAGATTCGTGGCGCAATGGTGGGACCTTTCCAAGATGCGGCTTTTGCACTGccaatttcaacaacaaacgcTCCGAAATACACGGATCCTCCAATTAAAACGAAATTCGGATATCACATTATaatggtggaaggaaaaaaacagtga